The stretch of DNA CGCCTCGCCCGCCGGGCCGAGCCGGAGCTTTCGGAGCAGCAGCTCGAGCCGCGCCGCCTCGAGCTCGGCGTGCGCGGCCTCGAGCTCCACGACACGGCTCGAGAGCGCCAGGTAACGCTGGAACAGGGTGAGCTCGCCGAGCGTCAGCGACCAGAGGCCGCGCACGAGCGTCTGGGCGTCGTCGGGCTCGTCGCCCGCGGCGACGCGCGCGGCGAGCGTCGCGAGCCTGGCGTCGAGGCCGGCGAAGCTCGCCTCCGCGGCGAGCGCCTTGAAGTCGTCGAGCGCCTGTCGCACCTCGGCGACGAAGCGCCCGCGTCGCTCGGCGTAGGCGTCCACGTCGGTGCGCCACCGCTCACCGGGGGAGGGCGTCGGCCGCGCCGGCGTCGCGCAGCCCGCGAGGGTCCACAGGAGCAGCACCAGCACGACCTCCGTCGCGCGCATCATCGCCGGATGTTAGCCGAGAACCCTCGCGCGCGATGGTACACTCGCCCGGTGAGCCTCGAGTATCCGTGGGCGCAACCGCCGGCGCCGGGCGAGGTCATCGCGGTGGCGCCGGGCATCGCGTGGCTCCGCATGCCGCTCCCGTTCCGGCTGAACCACATCAACCTCTGGCTCCTCGACGACGGGCGCGGCGTGACCGCCATCGACACCGGCGTCGGGCTCGAGGACACGCGCGCACTCTGGGAGCGCCTGTTCGCCGGGCCGCTCGCCGGCCGGCCGCTCACGCGCGTCGTCGCCACGCACTTCCATCCCGACCACATGGGCAACGCGGGCTGGCTCACGGAGCGCGCGCAGACCGATTTATGGTGCACGCAGGGCGAGTGGCTCTACGCGCAGTACGCGCGGCGCGCGCGCGACGCGGCCGACGCCGAGCGGTACGTCGAGCACTACCGGCGCCAGGGATGCGGCGCGGAGGCGCTGGCGCTGATCGCGCAGCGGGGCAACCCGTACCCGACGCTCGTGCCCACGGTCGCGCCGGCCTTCCGGCGCATCCGCGACGGCGATGCGCTCGAGATCGGCGGGCGCCGCTGGGAGGTGCTCACGGTCCTGGGCCACGCGCCCGAGCACGCGTGCCTCTGGTGCCGCGAGCTCGGCGTGCTGATCTCGGGCGACCAGGTGCTCCCCAAGATCACGACGAACGTGAGCGTGTGGCCCGAGCAGCCCGCGGCCAACCCGCTCCGCCTCTACCTCGACTCCCTCGAGCGCTTCCGGCCGATGCCGCCGGAGACGCTCGTGCTGCCCTCCCACGGGCTCCCGTTCCGCGGCCTGCACGCGCGGCTCGGCGCGCTGCGCGACCATCACGACGCGCGCCTCGCCGAGGCGCTCGACGCGATCGTCGAGCCGCGCACCGCCGCCGAGGTCGTGCCGACGCTCTTCCGGCGCGAGCTCGACGTGCACCAGCTCGGCTTCGCGCTCGGCGAGTCGCTCGCGCACCTGCGCCTGCTCGAGTCGGACGGCCGCGCCGTGCGCGTCGTCGGGAAGGACGGCGTCCACCGCTTCCGGAAGGCGTGACCGCCGTGG from Candidatus Methylomirabilota bacterium encodes:
- a CDS encoding MBL fold metallo-hydrolase, which produces MSLEYPWAQPPAPGEVIAVAPGIAWLRMPLPFRLNHINLWLLDDGRGVTAIDTGVGLEDTRALWERLFAGPLAGRPLTRVVATHFHPDHMGNAGWLTERAQTDLWCTQGEWLYAQYARRARDAADAERYVEHYRRQGCGAEALALIAQRGNPYPTLVPTVAPAFRRIRDGDALEIGGRRWEVLTVLGHAPEHACLWCRELGVLISGDQVLPKITTNVSVWPEQPAANPLRLYLDSLERFRPMPPETLVLPSHGLPFRGLHARLGALRDHHDARLAEALDAIVEPRTAAEVVPTLFRRELDVHQLGFALGESLAHLRLLESDGRAVRVVGKDGVHRFRKA